TGATTGGTGTGCCGCTGCTCTCTCTGGTCCTCCTGTGAGAGGTGACTCTTTTTGGGTTTGCTGCGTGTAGGGCTTTTGTCTCTCCTTAGATCTGTTTCAGAGATGCTCCGTTTGACAATCGCCTCCTCCCCTATGCGCACAGTAATCTGACAAAGTGGGCCGCTGCCTTTCACTTCTGATCCCACCGCTAAAGGTATTGTCTTACTTGACTCTGTTTTATTGTGAACTTTTCGACCCTTGTGAAGTTTCTCTGTTGGCTGTCTGATTTTCAAGGCCTCTGTGTCTTCACTGACAGCGTCCCAGTCCCTGTATGTCTCTGTGTGCACTCTCTGGCTatgttttttaatctgtttttgacttgtttttgccATTAGATGATTTTCTGGACTTCTTTTTCTCTCCTCAGAATCCATCTTGTTTCTGTGAACAATGACAGAGGAAGAAACTGCAGCACTGTGCATGATGACCGAGGGTTTGCTGTGTGCAAATGCAATGACTGAAGAGACATTTTCTTCTGGGCACTTTGGAGTTTTGCTTTTGCCATTGTTGCTACCTGACTGCCATAAATCTGACCCCTCTGTCTCTCTTGCTTCTACTGCCATGTCTGTTTGAGGAGAAGCTAGTTTTTTACCCTGCTCAACACCCACCCTGATGGGGAATCGCTCTGGCTCTGTGGTTTGAAGATCTTTCAGGAAAGACTCGAGTTTCTTAGTGTCCAGAGGTTGTGGGAGGCTGCTGTCTATAGACAGAGGCAGGGTAACTGATGAATCAGAAGAGAGTAGTCCATCAGCCATTGGCTGACTGTATGTTTTGTAAGGCCGCTTTAGAGATCGCATGGGCAGCAGGCGGTACAGTTTAAGGGCATTGACCTTCTGCTTGTAGCCACCATTGGCTGTTTTTTCACTTGAGATCAAACCAGGATTGATACCATGGAATGCCTTTTGGTGTGTTTTAAGGTTGTAGTAAGTAGGAAATGCCTCCCAGCAAAAGATGCACTGGTAGCGCCTTTCACCTGTGTGCCACACCTCATGTTTGGTGCGGTATTCAGCCAGAGCAAAAACCTTGTCACAGTAGTGACAGGGGTACTTCCGCCGCCATGAATGCACATTGGAGTGTCGCTTCAGGCTGGACAAAGTCATGTAAGAGCGTTCGCACACAGAGCAAAAGTAAATGATATGTCCATCCACCACTTTCACAAAGTGATCCTCTTCCCCCAGGTCATCCCTGCAAGTCAGTGTTCCAGCATGACGGGCATGAAGGTCTCGCACTTTCTTTATGGGTCGGCCAGGCCTTGTTCCTTGTCCAAGCTGTTCTGGCTCCGCAGCCTCATCTGCTCTCTCCCCCTCCACTTCACCCTCCTCCAGGGGCTCTTCTTTGGGTGGCACTGGAAAAGCTGGCAGCCCTTGCTTGCAGGTGGCCTCATGGGATTGCAGTCTTTTATTATGGATGAAGGCTTTGCCACAGTGGCGGCAGCTGAGTACTCGTCCCCCCCTATGGAGACGCATGTGGACAGTGAGGGACGAGGCAGTGCTGAACAGACGGTGGCACACCCCACACAGTAGTTCTGGCTTCGGCACTGCCCTAAAGGAGTCATGGAAAGATGGCGTTGGGATAGTCAAGGGGGAGGAAGTTagagagagagacgagggagAAGAAGGAGGAGGGGTTGATGAGGACGAGTGAGGGTTTATGCTAGGGAGAGGAAGGCTCAGTTCAACGTGGAGGCTGTTTGCCTTGCGTTTTTTGCCTTTTGAACTCTCAGGATCCTTCATACCTTTGTCCTGGTAGGCTCTCGCACTGAGATTGAAAAGGATGTGTGCTGTTTCTGTTGTCGAATGCTCTTTGTACCCATTATTGAGACTAACCCCAGCTGTCTCTTTTGAATAGTCAATTTTGTTAGAGTGTTGTAAGGGAGATGTGGGGTATCTGGAGCCACTACCATCGACAGAAAAGGACAGAGATGACTTGCAGTTCTTACTGACCGGAGCAGTTAGATCAACAGGGAAGGAAGAAGAAGTGCATGGCAGGCGGTCAGTTTTTGATGACGTTTTCGATAACTGTTTGTCTCTGAATGCTTCCCCCATCCATGCTGTGCCATCTGAACCATCTCTGTCATGGACGTTAGTGGAGGAAGTGGGGTGGGATGAGGAGCAGTGCTTCTGTGCAGAAAAGCTAGGTAGTCCAGCACTAAGGGGAAAACTGAGCGATATCCTCGTAGTTTTGGCACCATCTGCCTCCTCCGTGCCCTCTCCCATCCTGTCTCCTCTCAtgtgtttatttctgtgtttcaTTGGATACTTGTACAAGTCCTCTGAGATGCTCTCCAAGGCTATAGTTGGCCTAAAACAGAGAACACTAGACAGTCAAAGGATGTGTCTGTAGTCCAACAAGGTCCAGGAAAATGCTTTACAGAGGGTCTGTTCTAGCTATATCTTCGGTGCAAAAGTTGACAATTGAAGGATGGTAGAAAAAAGAAGTGTCAAATCAAGAAGACGGCAGTTCCTGGAGGTCAAGCCCAGAGACAACAACTCCTAAATGTAGGTAATATTGTGCATCTTTGATTATCTTTGTATAAAACAAGATGAGGATTGCCATGCATTGCACATTCAGCTCCAAGAATGCAGTGCAGGTGTGGAGAGGGTCCCAGCTATCCTCTCCCGACACCATGACCCCGCTCTTAAtcctgcaaaaaacaaaacaaaagatagtTCAAATATTCTGTTTGAATCACAGGACACATTGTAGATTTTAGACTACCACAAACCAGACAATGTAGTAGTATTATACTAACAAGAAAGGCACATGACAAAAAGTGTGCATTGTGTGGtggcaaatcagcatactagactACCTATAAAATACAAGCTTGCACAAAATAAGCAATCCATTATGGTAATTATACACAGGAAACTTAGTCAGACAAGGTTGGTTGGTCtcattttagtttagtgaatttggcatgacaaaatctaaaaatgtgGAAAGAATCTCAGCAATCAACCCCACAGAGTCACAGCAATCCCTTTACCTAATTGAACACtgctaaaatgtaatttcccCAACAGAGTGTTATTTATAGTCAAAGTGCTCCAAATATGCCTAGACTGAAAAGGTACCAAAATATAGATGGCCTTTTGAACCGAAGCATCATGCTTTCCTGAtgctgatttttaaatatatatatataaatatttatttttactatatatcaTTTAAAGCAAAAGACCATGTGATAAGTACTGTCATGGTGTTTTCTTTAGCAGTCTGAGAATGAATAGTCCAGTCTTGCTGTGTTCATAAACCATCTTTAGTTGCTTATGAAATGATCATCTTGTTTGCTTAACCTGTTTTACCAAAATCTACCATAGATTTTGGTGAGCATTCTTAGTTATCGCTAAGGATGCGACACCAGAGAAAATCCCAAGTCATGGTTTTCTGCCTGAGTTTTAGCCAGGCAGGCAGGCCTCTGTAAAATTCCACAAGCAGCCCTGAACGCACTGAAACTAGGTCAGCACTGTTattgcagagagagaaagagaggaggagggagagcaatggagagagagacagagagaggtggGGAAGAAAGCAAGATCCAGGCCTGGAGACAGGaacagccacaaacacacacttacacatgcacagaaacacacaggcaGTCAACAGgctgcatgcacaaacacacacactctcctctcaaCACGCAAACACATTTGCAGGCGTGCAGGCACATATGAACCGGTCTGTCTGTAAACAAGTGGCTTGACAGCTAGCGTTACCCAGCATACCACAAATGCAGCTGCTGAGAGTGTGCAAAGGATGTACACCAGAAGACCTGTATAATAATAGATGTTACGTAAGAGTACATTTAGACAGGAAGAGTTGAATATTATTTAAACCTGTCCAGCACTTGTTGTGGCTGTGGCTACTAAGGCATGAAACAAGGCCTAGGAATGACACAGTTTTACATGGCATTCGCATAGTAATGGACAAACACATCTGCCATCCCCTCATTTTCTCTGTACGTCTGTCCCTAT
This region of Cyprinus carpio isolate SPL01 chromosome B12, ASM1834038v1, whole genome shotgun sequence genomic DNA includes:
- the LOC109067103 gene encoding zinc finger and BTB domain-containing protein 38-like, producing the protein MKHRNKHMRGDRMGEGTEEADGAKTTRISLSFPLSAGLPSFSAQKHCSSSHPTSSTNVHDRDGSDGTAWMGEAFRDKQLSKTSSKTDRLPCTSSSFPVDLTAPVSKNCKSSLSFSVDGSGSRYPTSPLQHSNKIDYSKETAGVSLNNGYKEHSTTETAHILFNLSARAYQDKGMKDPESSKGKKRKANSLHVELSLPLPSINPHSSSSTPPPSSPSSLSLTSSPLTIPTPSFHDSFRAVPKPELLCGVCHRLFSTASSLTVHMRLHRGGRVLSCRHCGKAFIHNKRLQSHEATCKQGLPAFPVPPKEEPLEEGEVEGERADEAAEPEQLGQGTRPGRPIKKVRDLHARHAGTLTCRDDLGEEDHFVKVVDGHIIYFCSVCERSYMTLSSLKRHSNVHSWRRKYPCHYCDKVFALAEYRTKHEVWHTGERRYQCIFCWEAFPTYYNLKTHQKAFHGINPGLISSEKTANGGYKQKVNALKLYRLLPMRSLKRPYKTYSQPMADGLLSSDSSVTLPLSIDSSLPQPLDTKKLESFLKDLQTTEPERFPIRVGVEQGKKLASPQTDMAVEARETEGSDLWQSGSNNGKSKTPKCPEENVSSVIAFAHSKPSVIMHSAAVSSSVIVHRNKMDSEERKRSPENHLMAKTSQKQIKKHSQRVHTETYRDWDAVSEDTEALKIRQPTEKLHKGRKVHNKTESSKTIPLAVGSEVKGSGPLCQITVRIGEEAIVKRSISETDLRRDKSPTRSKPKKSHLSQEDQREQRHTNHHQRKHRNSNQEGKERESKWKNPKLKGKVRKYFFRQEVREDRNDHDVEDNLWRPYYSYKPKRKALHMQGAKAWKRKLHYKRSLRPMRRAERLMKNLNKEIHGEEADEGEDRRQKVKKERKELSKPQKTEVKEMSHTFPVSSKTEQKGKEKGTHEKPDLPLPLSVSQATTNSQNTASSIIKQRWSEDQASECGTCGRWFSSPRKRDKHELTHLFEFVCMLCRAPFPSQSKLEEHQRTQHPKTKPLSAPTFFTSQSSRNEVEMKADENGVDGRFIEKGSPVRSGRRPLIRYTCSQCDKVCKTSAALNCHLKRHELGSSIEVEDTQEKQDLPSCATSAVETTPSKGFDTNCEQVQPVSVIYYSKPDCQITDNQLGEKREEHQRVRNCESPKVAANEKVHSPLCAQFSQVMHSPTLERFNVISPNLPSVLVMNGAECLDYRTPEKRNLDTLDQQKRSPTPSDRQIQVSQMLTEPQIRRETTPSGPISLKTGRGYVFREGDNIPNEDFSDLQDAQDLRIFPQSSSQAQDLSMPTILAKKKELDQQNKHPSNISKEQSCNEEVLLLVPKEEPLSPIPSPTCSVIQTTPKGSSQRYSKSPCHSPGPLDLQLRPQVEKSQTHRGRHNTEKQGVMLQANSAGMSNTPSSHNLLHPQVPTAEPESKDHTSVTPTEHHRGSGYPVQELTLPLVIPGGYCSGKKQEEQILMSYPADPYPFRHLGRWYHTLTPLNCPFTLTPITYCMAHSYCHIPITLLPFQWL